In the genome of Arachis stenosperma cultivar V10309 chromosome 6, arast.V10309.gnm1.PFL2, whole genome shotgun sequence, the window AAAGGGTTACATTTTTTCCAACATTGTAATTGCATATATGATGATGCACTAGTATTTTGAGAAGTTGGTGAAGCTAATATTGGTGTAATTTAATTGAAACCAAACAGGTTAGCCTGGAACCCCTGAGAAGGAAGAATGTGTTACTTCTAATTTCAGGGTTGGAGTTCTCCCATGATGAGCTTCTGATCCTCGAACAAATCTATAATGAATCAAGGGCACACACATCATCAAGGCTTGATAATAGATATGAAAATAGATATGAGCTAGTTTGGATCCCAATTCTGGACCTGAATGAAGGTGAATCAACACAGAGAAAGCAAAGGCAGTTTGAGGAGCTGCAATTAACCATGCCATGGTTCTCTGTTTATCATCCTTCGGCGATAAGCAAGCCGGTGATCTGGTTCATCCAGAGGGAATGGAAGTACAAGAATAAGCCAATTCTGGTGGTTCTTGATCCTCAAGGGAGGGTGGCTTGTCCTAATGCTATTCACATGATGTGGATTTGGGGAAGTGCTGCATTTCCATTCACAAGCGCTAGAGAAGAAGCTCTGTGGAAGGAAGAGACCTGGAGACTTGAACTGCTTGTGGATGGTATTGACTCTGAAATATTGAACTGGGTGAgcataacataaataaaacccTTTCTTGACTTTGTTGTTTTTTTATAATCAtgattaattttgatatttggACAGATCAAGGATGATAAATTCATCTTCTTATATGGAGGGAATGACCCTGATTGGGTTAGAAAATTCGTGAGGGAAGCTCGCAGGGTTGCGGCGGCATCACAAATAAACTTAGAGATGGTGTATGTGGGGAAGAGCAACAAAAGCGAGCAAGTGCAGAAAGTGCTAGACACCATAACTCGTGAGAAGCTTCCAACTCATAGCTGGCAAGAACACAGCATGATATGGTTCTTCTGGACTCGCTTGGAGAGCATGCTGTTCTCCAAGATCCAGCTGAAGCAAGCGGACGACGACTCTGACCTGGTGATGCAGGAAGTGAAGAGGCTTCTCAGCTATGACAAGATGGGCGGCTGGATTGTTCTCGCAAGAGGATCTCGCATCATAGTGAATGGACATGCCACCACAGGATTGCAGACTCTGATGGAGTATGAGGACATTTGGAGGGTGCATGCTGAGAGGGATGGGTTTGAGCCAGGTTTTCGCGATCACTATGGGAAGCTCCATGCAGTGGATAACCCTTGTTGTAGGTTTGAATTCTCCCACGCAATGGGGAGGATCCCGGAGAAGCTCCGCTGCCCTGAGTGCCGCCGCTACATGCACATGCTCACCACGTTCCAGTGCTGCCATGATGAAACTGTCGACGAGGCGTTTCTTGTCAGTGCTCTAGCCCCTCCTACCATTTGAGATTCAAATTTCGCAATATTATTCCTTTTGTGTTTCACTTTTGTTGATGTAATAAGATTTCCCTACCTATACCTATGCAGGGAGATAAGACTTCAATTTTATTATGTCATTGTGTTACAAGTTGCCTCTTGCTATGCCATTGGTATCAACATGAGACCTTAAACCCACTAAGTATTTTGTACTATTCAATAAAATTTCATTTCAGTtaattcatcattttttttattttctcttcacATACATTATTCATTCATTTTCTCATGGAATGTGTAATATGCATGTGAAAAGCTTTATGGGTCACGCTTGTAGGAGCGTAGCATGTATTTGTAAAGATAATACTATTACCATGTGTTTTAGTGTTAGTTATAGGCATGGCCGCATGGATACTATAAATTTCTTAATATGGGCATGAAAAAGTATATGGAACCAACTCTTAATCAGTTAAGAATGAAACAACTTaattaatgataatattattaattagttttacAACAATGCTAAGAAACTAAGATGATTTCGACAAAAAATTTGCCAACTCTTGTTGGGCTGAGAACATGAAGCCCACTCCACTTCAGAAACATTCCAAATTAATCTAGGTAAACATAATTAACCTAActgaaccctctcttctctttcacCTTTTCACTGTATCGGACCTCCAAAACCATTTACGGCAGTGCCACACCACCAGCCTCATCGCGTGGCATTCTCCTCCGCCTTCGACGGCCGCCTCGCTTCGGTCCACGTCGTGTAGGCAACATCAATCCTTTATAGCTAGCTTTAGAACGCCGTAAAGCTTCTCTCCCGTCGACTTGGCCACTGGCGCGTTAGTCGAAGTCACGCCCATCTCCGCCGTAACGGCGTCGTGCCACCCAGTTGCGAGGAACAAGGCAGTTCTGCTTGTCGCCAAGAGTGCGCCACTGCTGCTGCATGTCGGTGTTGGCGGCGCCATTGAAGCATCTCTGCCCTGCTACCACGAACGCGAGAGAACATCCTCTGCCCCTGCTTCAAAACATCCCCTGCGAGAACTAATTGGTGAGTGTTTAGTAtttggagttgattaatatCTGTTTTTGAATACCACGGTTTACAAGTTGTGGGATGTTGCCTTTGATTTGGTTATAAATATGGCTTTGTTAGATATTGCTGTTGATTGTATCAGGGAGTTTTGTTAGAGATTTTGGTTATGGTTTTTCATTTTGCTAGATGATTCTTTTCTACTATATTTGGGAATTAGTACTGAGATCATGGCTTTTGAATGAGATTCAAATTGTGGTATTTCATATCCCAAAACATGAACTTGAGCTATGTTTGGGTACCACTAAACTCAGTCCCTGTTGGCTATGAATAACAATATGAACTTGAGATGTTTGTGTGTAGCCATTATGTGATCCTAGCTTACTTgtttaattaatgtttttttttctgttCTAAATATGATAAATATGTCCAATTAACTCTTAGGCAATTGTTTAGGGGAATATTGTAATTGATTATATTGTGCGCATATGAATGTTTGTTGATTTCAGTAGTTGAGGGAAAGTGGTGATTTACATAGAATGACtactattttaattcatttgaACATTCACTTATGTAAGAATTTATATTAGATTTGCATTCTTTAGGTAGAGAGTGTTGAATGTATACAATAAGTGATTGGAGGAATAAAAAGTTTCTTTCCACTCAAATATTGAGCGTTTTATAAATGAGAAGATTATACATGCTTACAAGGTGATAGTTCAGCATGCGGTCACAAAAATAAGAGATGGTGATATTCTTCTTACTTATGAATAGTCATTGGCTGTTGAAATGATATTGTTACATGCacataaattagaaaaatatacaCAGATTATAGGAAAAATTTTGCTTCGGAAGTGGGTGGAGAAAGATCTTAACTGTACAtacacttttttttaattattaaacattggatgatttttccattcATGCAACATGTCTCTGGCACTCAAAAAAGTTTATACTTTTGGTCTTTTATTTGAATAACTGATTTTTGAttgcacttttttttttaatgcggTTTTGGGAGTTAGGTAACAAAAAGGATTAGAGTTGGTTTAATTTTGTTTACTTATCTATGCTAAGGTTAAGGAAGTGTGGTTGTAGTCGATGTGACTTACCCTTGTTAAATTGTTAGATGTTGTTAAATTGCTGTAACTAAAGATTGGATGTTACTGAAATTAGGGACCGAAAGATGATGTTATTAGGAGTTGGATTTTGCTGAATTGCATGTGGtttgggattttcgaaaaagaggaaTTTAGTTATAAgttagtttatttcttttttttcaactTTAAATTTGGTCTGAATGTGATTATTTAAAATTGCAGTATCAAAAcgtaattttttttggacagATTTGATGGAGGTTTAACTACATCTATTGGTATCTATGATTTGATTATCTTGTTGGACAACTGTATGCTTTTTGTATTATAGATTGGAGGCTTTTGTTT includes:
- the LOC130935060 gene encoding protein SIEVE ELEMENT OCCLUSION B-like — encoded protein: MDNIGKLAAMKQQLRGERPMPATALSDDSILVKKIVAEHKPDGLEYDAKPLLHIVEDILRRATLSTEGVSSGALAHVDQVEDVTHHPGYTNMLEALSFKIDRIACEISYKSLAGVDAHSTALAIFDMLQTYEWDVKLVLSLAAFALTYGEFWLLAHMHLTNQLARSMAILKQVPNIMEHVSMLRPRFEALNELVKVILEVARCVIEFNGLPRHYIAQDTTAYNIASNHIPIATYWSVRGIVACATQITSLTTLGFEFMQSTTEAWELSTLAHKLKNILEHLRKNLDSCYRQIEKRMDSEAYEMLGELFTTPHIDNMKVLKALISAKDDTLPLYDGATKKRVSLEPLRRKNVLLLISGLEFSHDELLILEQIYNESRAHTSSRLDNRYENRYELVWIPILDLNEGESTQRKQRQFEELQLTMPWFSVYHPSAISKPVIWFIQREWKYKNKPILVVLDPQGRVACPNAIHMMWIWGSAAFPFTSAREEALWKEETWRLELLVDGIDSEILNWIKDDKFIFLYGGNDPDWVRKFVREARRVAAASQINLEMVYVGKSNKSEQVQKVLDTITREKLPTHSWQEHSMIWFFWTRLESMLFSKIQLKQADDDSDLVMQEVKRLLSYDKMGGWIVLARGSRIIVNGHATTGLQTLMEYEDIWRVHAERDGFEPGFRDHYGKLHAVDNPCCRFEFSHAMGRIPEKLRCPECRRYMHMLTTFQCCHDETVDEAFLVSALAPPTI